ATTCGCGAAACTACTGGTGCCGGGCGTGGGCCTTGCTCCCGTGACAGAGTTCCGGATTCTGATCACGATCTTCGTGTTGTTCATTGGGCCGATCAATTACTGGCTGCTGAAACGCGCCAAATGCTTGCATCTGATGGTCATCTCGGTACCGGCGGCGGCCATCCTGACAACGCTGGCCCTATTTGCCTACGCAATTGTTGCCGACGGATTCGAGACACAAGTGCGAACGCACAGTTTCACGAAACTGGATCAGCGGACCGGTGAATCAGCGTGTTGGGCACGACTTTCGTATTATTCCGGCTTGGCGCCGGGCGACGGGTTAACACTACCGGATGATATCTCGATATACCCAATTATTCCGAACTGGGCGGGAAGCGGCGATTTTTCGGAACAGCGCAGCATCGTGAGTGAGGGCCACGAAATGCGGCTCGTCCGTGGCTGGTTGAACTCACGTACGCCGACGCAATACCTCTCAATTCGGTCCCGCAAATCGCCGAACCAGCTCGAAGTACTCGATTCAGGTGACAAGTTGAGGGTCAATAATCACTTGGGATCGGGCATCACGTATCTCGTCTTGATTAATCGCGACGGTAACGTCTTCGAAGGCGAATCTGTGCCACGGAACGGTTCCGCGATGCTCCGGCCCACCACACGCGACGATGCCATCCGCCGCTTGAACAAGATCGTGATGAGTAATCTCCCACAAGCTCCTGAACCGCTCGCCGGGGGAGAATCGGATTTGAGCTTTGTGCGAACTCGATCGCGATTTCAAATGTACGGGCGATACGGCGGACCAAATACGGGAGGGAGACTGTCCGACAACTTTGCCGGAACAGCGCTGATCGATTTGATCGGGTTGGGTGGGCAGCCGGCACTCGATTTACCGGCGAAGTCGTATGTGGCGATCACCGAGCACGGGCCGGAAGTGGAATCCGGCATCGACTATGCAAAGGAAGATGCGAGTTTTCACGTGATTGAGGGGCGTTGGTGATGTTGAGTGGCGGACCGTCTCTCGATCGTTGCTTTTCCGCATTGCGGCGGCAGAATGCCGTTCGCGCCTGCTGTTGCGGACGCGTGACTCCTTTGGCGTACGAGCAATGATTCGCACTGCCGAGCCACAAATCGAGTTACGACATTTGCACCGTGTGTTCGAACAAACGCATGCCGTAAATGATGTATCGTTCGAGGTGTATGCGGGTGAGGTGTTCGTATACATCGGTCCGAACGGCGCTGGCAAGACCACGAGCATGCGAATTTTGGCAACGCTCGATGAACCGACGGCGGGCGATGCGTTTGTCGATGGTTTCTCGGTGGTCGACGATCCGGATCGCGTGCGGCGGCGACTGGGGTTCATGCCCGATTATTTTGGAACGTACCAAAATGTCAACGTGCATGAATACCTTGACTTTTTCGCGCGCGCTTATGGGCTGGTGGGGCAGGAGCGGCTGCGGGCCATTGGTGAGGTGATGGAGTTCACGCTGCTCGACTCGCTTGCTCACAAACCAATCGACGGTCTGTCGAAGGGTATGAAGCAGCGGCTTTGTTTGGGCCGAACCATGATTCACAATCCGTCTGTTCTAATTCTCGACGAACCAGCGGCTGGGCTCGATCCGCGGGCACGCATCGAGCTGCGAGAGATGATTGGGCGACTGGCGGACGCGGGCAAAGCGATTCTCATCAGCTCACACATCCTCACGGAGCTTGCGGAAATCGCCGACCGAGTGGCGATCATCGAGCAGGGAAGACTGTTGGCCGTGGGATCGGTCGCCGAAATTAGCGCCGGCGTGCAGTCGCGCAGCACCGCGCGAGTACGGGTGTTGGATAATATCGACGGGCTACGACATTGGCTGGCCGCGCGCGATGATATCCTTGATCTCCATGTCGACGGTGAACTCGCCGTCTTCACTCACGCGGGCGGGCGTGAATCCGAGGCCCAGTTGCTGCGCGAACTCATTGAAGCCGGCTTTCCGGTCGTGGAGTTCGGCGCCCATCACAAAAGCTTGGAGGACGTGTTCTTGCATGTTACCGAGGGGCGCGTGCAATGACGACGGATGCTGCGACAATTGAAACGAGAAGCGCGGAGCCGGCCACCGCTGGCGCGGCACAGAGTCGCGTTGCGGCCGTGTGGAGCGCCGCGGACCGATTCTTGAGCCACGCCGGTGATTGGCTGAATCCGATACTTGTCAAGGAAACCAGGCAAGCGCTCAAGAGTTCGCAGTTCACCATCACGTTTGTGCTGGTGCTGGCGGCGTGCTGGATCGTGACGATTGGCGTGGTGGCTTACATTGGCCCCCGAATCTTTTATTCAGCGGAGGGGGGCACGCTGCTGGCGTGGTACTATGCCGTCCTGGCGCTGCCTCTGTTGGTCGTCGTACCACTTTCTGCGTTTCGCTCACTGACGGCAGAACGAGAAGACAACACCTACGATTTGTTGTCGATCACGACACTTCGCCCGAGGCAGATCATCAGCGGCAAACTAGGC
Above is a window of Pirellulales bacterium DNA encoding:
- a CDS encoding ABC transporter ATP-binding protein, with amino-acid sequence MIRTAEPQIELRHLHRVFEQTHAVNDVSFEVYAGEVFVYIGPNGAGKTTSMRILATLDEPTAGDAFVDGFSVVDDPDRVRRRLGFMPDYFGTYQNVNVHEYLDFFARAYGLVGQERLRAIGEVMEFTLLDSLAHKPIDGLSKGMKQRLCLGRTMIHNPSVLILDEPAAGLDPRARIELREMIGRLADAGKAILISSHILTELAEIADRVAIIEQGRLLAVGSVAEISAGVQSRSTARVRVLDNIDGLRHWLAARDDILDLHVDGELAVFTHAGGRESEAQLLRELIEAGFPVVEFGAHHKSLEDVFLHVTEGRVQ